Proteins co-encoded in one Candidatus Bealeia paramacronuclearis genomic window:
- a CDS encoding ISAs1 family transposase — translation MGIEVEISFLDHFKDIEDPRSERNRDYTMSEIRLVTLCAVISGAEGWQDVEDFGKAKIDYLRQFLPYKNGIPSDDTYRRFFRAIDPKEFQELFRSWVESLKSQMQKKVIAIDGKSSRHSFDEGTDMLHMVSAYASEARLVLAQEKVSEKSNEITAIPKLLEWLDLRGTTVTIDAMGCQYDIADQIIQKEGNYIFSLKGNQGTLCEDVTTCLSDSELKTINNISSFKDYDKGHGRLETRQCWVTHDVAWLRERHPHWSSIHSIIRIDSKRETKDKTTYETRYYISSLQETPQKVLGAIRSHWEIENNLHWVLDMSFGEDQSRIRKENAPQVMAIIRHMALNLLQLTKDKMKRQSIKRLRKMAGWDDNILSNILTQKFS, via the coding sequence ATGGGAATAGAAGTTGAAATTAGTTTTTTAGATCATTTTAAAGATATAGAAGATCCAAGGTCTGAGCGTAATCGAGACTACACAATGTCAGAAATACGCCTTGTCACTCTGTGCGCTGTAATATCTGGAGCAGAAGGATGGCAGGATGTTGAAGACTTTGGAAAGGCAAAGATTGACTACCTTCGTCAATTCTTACCTTACAAGAACGGAATTCCCAGCGATGATACCTATCGTCGATTTTTTAGAGCAATAGATCCCAAGGAATTTCAAGAGCTGTTTCGAAGTTGGGTCGAAAGTCTTAAATCTCAAATGCAAAAGAAAGTTATTGCTATCGATGGAAAATCATCACGGCATAGCTTTGATGAGGGAACTGATATGTTACATATGGTTAGCGCTTATGCGTCAGAAGCCAGATTGGTGTTAGCGCAGGAAAAAGTCTCAGAAAAAAGCAATGAAATCACAGCGATTCCTAAGCTTTTGGAATGGTTAGACCTGAGAGGAACAACAGTCACCATTGATGCAATGGGATGTCAATATGACATTGCCGATCAAATCATTCAGAAAGAGGGAAACTATATTTTTTCTTTAAAAGGAAATCAGGGAACTCTTTGCGAAGATGTAACAACCTGCTTGAGTGATAGCGAATTGAAAACAATTAACAATATCAGCTCTTTTAAGGATTACGATAAAGGTCATGGCCGCCTTGAGACAAGGCAATGTTGGGTCACACATGATGTGGCCTGGCTGCGAGAGCGGCATCCTCATTGGAGCTCAATTCATAGTATCATTCGTATTGATTCTAAACGAGAAACCAAAGATAAAACCACTTACGAAACACGATATTATATCTCTTCTCTCCAAGAAACTCCTCAGAAGGTCCTGGGGGCTATTCGAAGTCATTGGGAGATAGAAAATAATCTTCATTGGGTTTTAGACATGTCTTTTGGAGAAGATCAATCTCGCATCAGGAAAGAAAACGCCCCTCAAGTTATGGCTATTATTCGACATATGGCTTTAAATCTTTTACAGCTTACCAAAGATAAAATGAAGCGTCAGTCTATTAAAAGGCTTAGAAAAATGGCCGGTTGGGATGACAACATCCTTTCCAATATCCTCACTCAAAAATTTTCATGA
- a CDS encoding TIGR02300 family protein: MSKIEWGTKRTCQQCNAKFYDLNKSPINCPKCHQEFDPEATQKRRRGRPPLTEAQKSKPKVEEFDILLEVKIPDVDVEIDDADLAEDLLEEDADFGEEPVVPTRPRSDDE, from the coding sequence ATGAGCAAAATCGAATGGGGCACAAAACGCACCTGCCAACAGTGCAATGCCAAGTTCTATGACCTTAACAAATCCCCCATTAACTGTCCAAAATGTCACCAAGAGTTTGATCCTGAAGCGACCCAAAAACGTCGTCGCGGTCGCCCCCCTTTGACTGAAGCTCAAAAAAGCAAACCCAAAGTAGAGGAATTTGATATCTTGCTCGAAGTTAAAATCCCCGACGTAGATGTTGAGATTGATGATGCCGACCTTGCAGAAGATCTTTTGGAAGAAGATGCCGACTTTGGTGAAGAGCCTGTTGTTCCCACGCGTCCTCGTTCTGACGACGAGTAA
- a CDS encoding class I SAM-dependent methyltransferase, with protein MSPLEEILKANTPLSIKEFMELALTHEAHGYYILQKPIGDEGDFTTAPEVSQMFGELIGLWAVNIWEQMGRPKVFKWVELGPGRGTLLKDALRITSQISEFRDALWFSCVEVNPYFRELQEGILKQFQNDNKGKLFIQNRHAKLVSGSRNRGMNNLEPSPELSTLFYTSWQDCFHDLKKDDTPFVMIANEFLDTLPIHQYVHKDQEWYERHVVFQNNEWGFEDLKSEVDKHNIIPTLEGDPENKVFEICLEAQDLIQSLSKILTTKTGAVLLLDYGYKEGHGESLQALHKGNPVSPLSHIGMADLTAHVDFGALKKIAPTANGPVTQSEFLHNLGIVEWKEKLRSKSTLPMNASLEAQYHRLTHPLQMGHLFKVMALTSPQIQPLGF; from the coding sequence ATGTCGCCCCTTGAAGAGATCCTAAAGGCAAATACACCCCTTTCCATTAAAGAGTTTATGGAGCTGGCACTCACCCATGAGGCACATGGATATTACATATTACAAAAACCCATTGGCGATGAAGGGGATTTTACCACCGCCCCTGAAGTCTCTCAAATGTTTGGAGAACTCATAGGACTTTGGGCTGTAAATATCTGGGAGCAAATGGGGCGTCCCAAAGTTTTTAAATGGGTGGAGTTGGGCCCCGGGCGAGGAACACTCCTTAAAGATGCACTTCGCATCACCTCTCAGATTTCTGAATTTCGGGACGCCTTATGGTTTTCCTGTGTAGAGGTGAATCCTTATTTTCGAGAACTGCAAGAAGGGATCCTGAAGCAATTTCAGAATGACAATAAAGGGAAACTCTTCATCCAAAATCGTCATGCTAAACTTGTTTCAGGATCTCGTAACAGGGGAATGAATAATCTCGAACCAAGCCCAGAGCTCTCCACCCTCTTTTACACCTCCTGGCAAGATTGTTTTCATGACCTTAAAAAAGACGATACACCCTTCGTCATGATTGCCAATGAATTTTTGGACACGCTTCCCATCCATCAATACGTTCACAAAGATCAGGAATGGTACGAACGACATGTAGTTTTTCAAAACAATGAATGGGGCTTTGAAGATCTAAAAAGTGAGGTGGACAAACATAATATAATACCCACACTCGAAGGAGACCCTGAAAATAAGGTTTTCGAAATCTGCCTCGAAGCGCAAGACCTTATCCAATCTCTTTCTAAAATTCTCACGACAAAAACGGGGGCAGTGCTCCTTCTCGATTATGGATACAAGGAAGGACACGGCGAGAGCCTTCAAGCCCTTCACAAAGGAAATCCTGTCTCTCCTTTGAGCCATATCGGTATGGCCGACCTCACGGCTCATGTCGATTTTGGAGCCTTGAAAAAAATTGCACCCACAGCAAACGGACCTGTGACTCAGTCCGAATTTCTTCATAATCTTGGAATTGTGGAATGGAAGGAAAAATTGCGCAGTAAATCCACACTTCCCATGAATGCCTCTTTGGAAGCACAATATCATCGCTTGACCCATCCCCTTCAAATGGGGCATTTATTTAAAGTGATGGCTCTCACAAGTCCCCAAATCCAACCTTTAGGCTTTTAA
- the prfA gene encoding peptide chain release factor 1, translating into MSFELKLSQMVARHAQLRDILSQSTFGDPQEFAKFSKEYSDLTPVVEKIEEYKNLLQEKVDLEEMLKDAADDPELKAMAQSDLESATEKLPHLLQDIKVLLLPKDEADEKNAILEIRAGTGGEEAALFGADLFRMYQRYADIHGWKFEIMDVSDTGIGGIKEASASIIGRNVFARLKYESGVHRVQRVPETEAGGRIHTSAATIAVLPEAEEVDIMIEEKDIRIDVFRSSGPGGQSVNTTDSAVRITHIPTGIVVQQQDEKSQHKNKAKALKILRARIYDAEREKLANERAASRKNQVGSGDRSERIRTYNFPQGRVTDHRINLTLYKLDRVLDGSALDELIDALITEDQAERLANLGEDA; encoded by the coding sequence ATGTCATTTGAACTCAAACTCTCCCAAATGGTGGCACGCCACGCACAATTGAGGGACATTCTTTCTCAAAGTACTTTTGGCGATCCACAAGAATTCGCCAAGTTCTCCAAAGAATATTCAGACTTGACGCCTGTGGTTGAGAAAATTGAGGAGTATAAAAATCTCCTCCAAGAAAAAGTGGATCTTGAGGAGATGCTCAAAGACGCAGCAGATGACCCTGAACTCAAAGCCATGGCACAATCTGATTTGGAAAGTGCTACTGAAAAATTGCCCCATCTTTTGCAAGACATTAAAGTTCTTCTTTTACCCAAAGATGAGGCGGATGAGAAAAACGCCATCCTTGAAATTCGGGCAGGGACAGGTGGGGAGGAAGCAGCCCTTTTTGGTGCCGACCTTTTCCGTATGTATCAACGGTATGCTGATATCCACGGTTGGAAATTTGAAATCATGGATGTGAGCGATACAGGAATTGGGGGGATTAAGGAGGCCAGTGCTTCCATTATAGGGCGCAATGTGTTTGCGCGCCTCAAATACGAATCCGGCGTGCACCGCGTCCAACGCGTTCCTGAAACAGAAGCTGGTGGGCGCATTCACACATCAGCCGCAACCATAGCCGTTCTTCCCGAGGCGGAAGAAGTTGATATTATGATTGAAGAAAAAGATATTCGCATTGATGTTTTCCGCTCCAGTGGTCCTGGGGGGCAATCGGTCAACACCACGGATAGCGCAGTTCGCATCACCCATATTCCCACAGGTATTGTGGTGCAGCAGCAGGACGAAAAATCCCAACACAAGAACAAAGCAAAAGCCCTCAAAATTTTGCGCGCCCGTATTTATGATGCCGAACGAGAAAAACTCGCCAATGAACGGGCGGCTTCCCGTAAAAATCAGGTCGGAAGTGGGGATCGCTCTGAACGCATCCGGACTTATAACTTTCCCCAAGGGAGAGTTACAGATCATAGGATTAATTTAACGCTTTATAAACTTGATCGTGTCTTAGATGGGAGTGCCTTGGATGAACTCATCGATGCGCTCATAACAGAAGACCAAGCAGAGAGGCTTGCTAACCTTGGAGAAGACGCTTAA
- the lgt gene encoding prolipoprotein diacylglyceryl transferase, whose product MPFPNIDPIAIHIGPFAVHWYGIAYVVGILGWWRYSLWLSDKYPNPSRKDIDDFIVWAVFGVVLGGRLGYVLFYKPDYYFSHPLEILQTWHGGMSFHGGLLGVIVTIAFFARKRGMGFLDFSDVACCGVPIGLFFGRIANFLNGELFGRITDSSWGVIFPHGGPLPRHPSQLYEAFFEGALLFFVMTFFATKSPLGHRRGFLTGLFLAGYAVARITAEFFREPDAFLGFFAGGVTMGQILSLPALAFGLFLMIRTRQSHVAP is encoded by the coding sequence ATGCCTTTTCCAAATATCGACCCCATCGCCATCCATATAGGGCCTTTTGCTGTCCATTGGTATGGTATTGCTTATGTCGTAGGGATTTTGGGGTGGTGGCGCTATAGTTTGTGGCTTTCGGATAAATATCCGAACCCCTCACGTAAAGACATTGATGACTTTATTGTTTGGGCTGTTTTTGGCGTCGTTTTGGGTGGTCGCTTGGGATATGTTCTTTTTTATAAACCTGACTATTATTTTTCTCACCCCTTAGAAATTCTTCAAACTTGGCATGGGGGGATGTCTTTTCATGGTGGTCTTTTGGGAGTTATTGTCACCATTGCCTTTTTTGCACGAAAGCGCGGGATGGGCTTTTTGGATTTTTCGGATGTGGCTTGCTGTGGCGTACCCATTGGCCTTTTCTTTGGGCGTATTGCAAATTTCTTAAATGGGGAGCTTTTTGGGAGAATCACTGATTCATCTTGGGGTGTCATTTTCCCCCATGGTGGCCCCCTGCCACGCCATCCAAGCCAACTTTACGAGGCCTTTTTTGAGGGTGCTCTTCTTTTTTTCGTCATGACCTTTTTTGCCACGAAATCACCCTTAGGGCATAGGCGTGGATTTTTAACGGGCCTCTTTTTAGCGGGCTATGCTGTAGCCAGAATCACGGCTGAATTTTTCCGAGAGCCAGATGCTTTCTTAGGATTTTTTGCAGGGGGCGTGACTATGGGGCAAATTCTCTCTCTACCCGCGCTTGCATTTGGTCTTTTCCTCATGATCCGGACACGCCAATCTCATGTCGCCCCTTGA
- a CDS encoding helix-turn-helix domain-containing protein, with translation MAKKQKDNFEENLNLTLDEAAHSGTVGDILKDARIIKGFSLEDVSKALCITKSFLVRLETQCETLPIDVYTLGFIRAYARFLDLNSDVLVGQFKASASIPQNDETLVFPKPLPRRGIPHVKVVSISLAFALMMFLGWETITRMSPLETPSLDVKKLSLAENSMPMAPHSMDENGVIKVADIEAPVSTEVFVGTPLQQNENPATNPPHETNTALVTSPDASNELITPSAPETTLKKVSFESEPPASAPQGHAVTMNFTEKTWVQVKDLQGQIVINRTFNPGEKYEFKNSEGYILKTGNAGGIRLIVNDNDLGPIGNTGEVVGNISLTPEKLLAQHPKTQ, from the coding sequence ATGGCAAAGAAACAAAAAGACAATTTTGAAGAGAATCTCAATCTCACTCTTGATGAGGCCGCTCACTCCGGAACTGTGGGCGACATTTTAAAAGACGCCCGCATTATAAAAGGCTTTTCTCTTGAAGATGTTTCCAAAGCCTTATGCATTACCAAATCCTTTCTCGTGCGCCTTGAGACACAATGTGAAACCTTGCCGATTGATGTCTATACACTAGGATTTATCCGTGCTTATGCTCGCTTTTTAGATCTCAATTCAGATGTTCTTGTGGGTCAATTCAAAGCCTCAGCCTCAATCCCGCAAAATGATGAAACTTTGGTATTTCCAAAACCATTACCCAGAAGAGGCATCCCCCACGTCAAGGTCGTCTCCATTTCATTAGCCTTTGCACTCATGATGTTTTTAGGTTGGGAAACTATTACACGAATGAGCCCTCTTGAAACGCCTTCCTTAGATGTTAAAAAACTTTCCCTTGCGGAAAATAGTATGCCGATGGCTCCGCATTCTATGGACGAGAACGGTGTCATTAAAGTGGCCGACATTGAAGCGCCTGTCTCCACAGAAGTTTTTGTAGGAACTCCTCTGCAACAAAATGAGAATCCTGCAACGAATCCTCCTCATGAAACGAATACTGCCCTTGTGACTTCTCCGGATGCTTCAAATGAATTGATAACACCTTCAGCCCCTGAAACCACTCTGAAAAAAGTAAGTTTTGAGAGTGAGCCCCCTGCGAGCGCCCCTCAAGGACATGCTGTAACCATGAATTTTACGGAAAAAACTTGGGTTCAAGTCAAAGATCTCCAAGGGCAGATCGTGATTAATCGTACTTTCAATCCAGGTGAAAAATATGAGTTCAAAAATTCTGAAGGCTATATTCTCAAAACAGGCAATGCTGGCGGAATTCGCTTGATTGTCAATGATAATGACTTGGGTCCGATTGGCAATACGGGTGAAGTGGTGGGCAATATTTCTCTTACTCCTGAAAAATTACTTGCTCAACACCCCAAGACCCAGTAA
- the prmC gene encoding peptide chain release factor N(5)-glutamine methyltransferase: MEKTLKDIRFEITGALDNAGFENPIDEARWLLAYVLGKEASYITLNLEEIFPQDLALKLEETLRRRLAHEPLSRIRGCREFWSLEFDLNHETLDPRPDSEILVETVLGLLQHKSNPYKILDLGTGTGCLLISLLKELPNAFGVGMDCSLSAINMARHNAKKLGTEGRASFFQGSWSAALSGYFDIIISNPPYIPYRDKETLSEEVSKYDPCRALYGGEDGYDCYRALAQDLFRIVSKQGFIALELGMGQRYEVQCIFQGLGYHVLDVKKDLQGIERVILFSVA; encoded by the coding sequence TTGGAGAAGACGCTTAAAGACATTCGTTTTGAAATTACAGGCGCCCTCGATAATGCCGGGTTTGAAAATCCCATTGATGAAGCGCGTTGGCTTTTGGCCTATGTTTTGGGAAAAGAAGCGTCTTATATTACGCTCAATCTGGAAGAAATTTTTCCGCAAGATTTGGCTTTAAAACTTGAAGAAACTTTGCGAAGAAGACTCGCCCATGAACCTCTTTCCCGCATTCGGGGGTGTCGGGAGTTTTGGAGCCTTGAGTTTGATCTCAATCATGAAACACTCGATCCGCGTCCTGATTCTGAAATTTTGGTGGAGACGGTTTTGGGGCTCCTTCAACACAAATCCAACCCCTACAAAATTTTAGATCTGGGGACAGGCACGGGATGCCTTCTCATTTCTCTTTTAAAAGAGCTTCCCAATGCTTTTGGTGTGGGGATGGACTGTTCACTTTCGGCGATTAATATGGCGCGCCACAATGCGAAAAAACTAGGCACGGAAGGTCGTGCATCTTTTTTTCAAGGCTCGTGGTCCGCAGCGCTTTCAGGATATTTTGATATTATTATTTCAAACCCCCCCTACATTCCTTATCGAGACAAAGAAACTCTTTCCGAAGAAGTCTCAAAATATGATCCTTGCCGAGCCCTTTATGGCGGTGAGGATGGGTATGACTGCTATCGTGCCTTGGCCCAAGATCTTTTCCGTATTGTTTCAAAACAGGGATTCATTGCTCTTGAGCTCGGGATGGGACAACGCTACGAAGTCCAATGTATTTTTCAGGGTCTTGGATATCATGTCTTAGACGTCAAAAAAGACCTCCAGGGCATTGAACGCGTGATCTTATTTTCGGTCGCCTAA
- the hisS gene encoding histidine--tRNA ligase: protein MQPVRGTHDLLPPEFRKHSRILNVARGEIERAGFEEMATPLMEFRSVFDRTLGDTSDIVTKEMYEIHDRMGEGNIVLRPEGTAGAARAVMSNGLTQSLPLKYFYQGSMFRYERPQKGRLRQFHQMGVELMGVKDPRGDLEVILLAWNIFNALGLESRVQLEINTLGDVESRNAYRSRLLEYLSDFQNELSQDSQIRLQKNPLRILDSKDPQDKEITKNAPKFSEHLNNLSKEFFGRVLEGLEAFQVPFTRNENLVRGLDYYCHTAFEFTTTELGSQGTVLAGGRYDGLFPMMGGPLIPSVGWAGGLDRIAMMLEDILMPRPYVMIAGSDPLMASALKLADLLRHEGFIVDMSYQTQIGKALKYANKISALGALILGEDESQSGVITFKNLDSGDQSTVPQGELVTYLKEMKR from the coding sequence ATGCAACCCGTTCGTGGCACGCATGATTTGTTGCCCCCTGAATTTCGAAAGCATTCCCGCATCTTAAATGTCGCGCGCGGTGAGATTGAACGCGCCGGTTTTGAAGAGATGGCAACCCCCTTAATGGAATTTCGTTCCGTTTTTGATCGAACATTGGGAGATACCTCTGACATCGTTACCAAAGAAATGTATGAAATCCATGATCGAATGGGTGAGGGTAATATTGTTTTAAGACCAGAAGGCACCGCGGGGGCCGCACGTGCCGTTATGTCCAATGGCCTAACACAAAGCTTGCCCCTCAAATATTTCTACCAGGGCTCCATGTTTCGTTATGAGCGCCCACAAAAAGGACGTCTTCGACAATTTCATCAAATGGGGGTGGAATTAATGGGAGTGAAAGATCCCCGTGGAGATCTTGAAGTTATTCTTTTGGCATGGAACATTTTTAACGCGCTGGGACTCGAAAGTCGCGTTCAATTGGAAATTAATACGCTTGGGGATGTGGAAAGCCGAAATGCTTACAGATCCCGACTCCTCGAATATTTATCCGATTTTCAAAATGAGTTATCGCAAGATAGTCAAATTCGACTTCAAAAAAACCCTTTGCGCATTTTGGATTCCAAAGATCCTCAAGATAAAGAAATTACAAAAAATGCCCCAAAATTTTCTGAGCATTTAAACAATCTTTCCAAAGAGTTTTTTGGACGGGTTTTAGAAGGGCTTGAGGCTTTTCAAGTTCCCTTTACGCGCAATGAAAACCTGGTGAGAGGCCTTGATTATTATTGCCACACAGCCTTTGAATTTACGACAACAGAACTCGGATCTCAAGGAACGGTTTTGGCTGGAGGCCGTTATGACGGACTGTTTCCCATGATGGGTGGTCCCTTAATTCCAAGTGTTGGATGGGCTGGCGGACTTGATCGCATTGCAATGATGCTCGAGGATATTCTCATGCCTCGTCCTTATGTGATGATTGCTGGATCAGATCCCCTGATGGCATCCGCTTTGAAATTGGCTGATCTCCTTCGCCATGAAGGTTTTATTGTTGACATGTCTTATCAAACGCAAATTGGAAAAGCGCTTAAATACGCTAATAAAATTAGCGCTCTCGGGGCTTTGATTTTGGGCGAAGACGAATCCCAATCGGGGGTAATCACATTTAAAAATCTTGACTCTGGAGATCAATCCACAGTGCCCCAAGGGGAATTGGTGACTTATCTTAAAGAAATGAAGAGATAA
- the tmk gene encoding dTMP kinase — translation MKRAPFITFEGGEGTGKSTQIRRLQEALLIQQIQVETFREPGGTTGAEAIRKLLVEGDPDRWDGMTEALLMYAARRDLTQKRIIPTLAKGIWGLCDRFFDSTMAYQGFGHELGYETVRELNHAVMGDFVPDLTFVFNLGSGIGLQRAANRGGIEDRFERKGLTFHERVDEGYAEIVKRNPERCVVIDAFQDIHQVFYDIAQVIEKRFGVKIPC, via the coding sequence ATGAAACGCGCACCCTTTATTACCTTTGAAGGGGGGGAAGGCACCGGAAAGTCAACTCAAATCCGAAGGCTTCAAGAAGCGCTTTTGATTCAACAAATCCAAGTTGAGACTTTCCGTGAGCCTGGTGGCACCACAGGCGCTGAAGCCATTCGCAAGCTTTTGGTCGAAGGTGATCCTGATCGTTGGGACGGTATGACGGAAGCGCTTTTGATGTATGCCGCAAGACGGGATCTTACCCAAAAGCGTATTATTCCCACACTTGCCAAAGGCATTTGGGGACTTTGTGATCGGTTTTTTGACTCTACCATGGCTTATCAAGGATTTGGCCATGAATTGGGATATGAGACCGTCCGTGAACTCAATCATGCAGTCATGGGGGACTTTGTCCCCGACCTTACTTTCGTTTTTAATTTAGGAAGTGGTATTGGACTTCAACGTGCAGCCAATCGTGGGGGCATAGAAGATCGTTTTGAGCGTAAAGGCCTCACTTTTCATGAGCGGGTTGACGAAGGCTATGCTGAAATTGTCAAGCGCAATCCTGAGAGATGTGTTGTTATTGATGCTTTTCAAGATATTCATCAGGTTTTTTATGATATTGCTCAGGTTATTGAAAAACGGTTCGGGGTCAAAATTCCATGCTGA
- the pgeF gene encoding peptidoglycan editing factor PgeF — protein sequence MIHTSPELLKFPDIQHGFFEQSATEMPSLNCAFVNSESAEQVHAQRQFMIKIMRGEETPLLTLKQIHSATVHIVESTSQILPEGDALVTRRKNIALGVLTADCGPVIFADPTNEVIGIAHAGWRGAMAGILGKTIKAMESLGAERDSLYAILGPTIQQSHYEVGSEFEELLGSDAHLFLKKSQKDGHFYFDLPHYIVMELEKLGVASPYNLALNTFTGNFFSRRKALQKSQHPLFKGLCNLSAIAMS from the coding sequence ATGATCCACACAAGTCCCGAACTTTTAAAATTTCCCGATATTCAACATGGTTTTTTTGAACAAAGTGCCACAGAAATGCCCTCCTTAAATTGTGCTTTTGTGAACTCTGAATCAGCAGAACAAGTGCATGCACAACGACAATTTATGATAAAAATCATGAGGGGAGAGGAAACTCCACTTCTCACGTTAAAACAGATTCATTCGGCAACGGTTCATATTGTGGAATCAACTAGTCAAATTCTTCCCGAAGGCGACGCACTTGTGACACGCAGAAAAAATATTGCTCTAGGCGTCCTCACAGCTGATTGTGGTCCTGTGATTTTTGCAGACCCCACAAATGAAGTGATTGGTATTGCGCATGCGGGATGGAGAGGTGCTATGGCTGGCATTTTAGGAAAAACAATTAAAGCCATGGAAAGTTTGGGCGCAGAAAGGGATTCTCTTTATGCCATATTAGGCCCGACAATTCAGCAAAGTCATTATGAGGTGGGATCTGAATTTGAGGAACTTTTAGGGAGTGATGCGCATCTCTTCCTCAAGAAATCCCAAAAAGACGGACATTTTTATTTTGACCTTCCTCACTACATTGTGATGGAATTGGAAAAATTGGGCGTTGCGTCTCCTTACAATTTAGCGTTAAATACCTTTACAGGAAATTTTTTTAGCCGTCGAAAAGCGTTGCAAAAAAGTCAGCATCCTCTATTTAAAGGGTTGTGCAATTTATCGGCCATTGCAATGTCATAA
- a CDS encoding TVP38/TMEM64 family protein — protein MDENFQSFDDVMKKVFPFLLLGIVSWIIWASFVNEFITGGMISEEKHALQYYAEAHQTLCIFLYGVLAVLFSALAWPRLFLLALLGGFLFGPLIGSLVLLLSATLGSSLFFLLGREALEAGLKRVHFQGMEKLKAHGFWIILSLRFLPLAPFLLTTLLAATLNLRFRDYWIGTFLGSIPQVVFFTILGSASDHYLQDPEQTLALVFKEPTITFVSLCLSFCALIPIVSKTLRKRNFFSVTS, from the coding sequence ATGGATGAGAACTTTCAATCCTTTGATGATGTCATGAAAAAGGTGTTTCCCTTTCTGTTATTAGGAATTGTGTCCTGGATCATCTGGGCGAGTTTTGTGAACGAATTTATCACAGGAGGCATGATTTCTGAAGAAAAACATGCGCTTCAATATTATGCTGAGGCACACCAAACCTTATGTATTTTTCTTTATGGCGTTTTAGCGGTTTTATTTTCAGCACTCGCCTGGCCCCGCCTGTTTCTTCTGGCCCTTTTGGGAGGGTTTTTATTCGGCCCGCTCATCGGATCATTAGTCCTACTCCTTTCTGCCACGTTGGGATCTTCCCTCTTCTTTCTTTTGGGACGTGAAGCCTTAGAAGCCGGATTGAAAAGAGTTCATTTTCAAGGAATGGAAAAACTCAAAGCGCACGGGTTTTGGATTATTTTGTCATTAAGATTTCTCCCGCTTGCTCCTTTTCTCCTCACCACTCTTTTGGCCGCAACATTGAATTTGAGATTTAGGGACTATTGGATTGGGACATTTTTAGGCTCAATTCCTCAGGTGGTTTTCTTTACAATTTTAGGAAGCGCTTCGGATCACTATTTACAGGATCCGGAGCAAACGTTGGCGCTTGTTTTTAAAGAACCCACCATAACCTTCGTCTCCTTGTGTCTTTCTTTTTGTGCACTTATTCCCATAGTTTCCAAGACGTTGCGGAAACGGAATTTTTTTTCCGTAACTTCTTAA